CGCGTCACGCTGGCCGATCTGGAGCCGTATCCCTGGGTGCTGTCACGCGCGGCGTCGCCGTCGCGGCAGGCGCTGGACGGCGTGTTCGCATCGCGCGGCCTGCCCTGCCTCAGCCGCTGGTGGAAACCGGCGACCTGGCGCTGGTGCGCGGGTTGCTGCTGCAGGGCGACCTGGTCACCGCGCTGTCGGCCCACCAGCTCCACCACGAGATCGAGGCGGGCTGGCTGGTCGAGCTGGACCTGCCGCTGCCCGACACCACGCGCCGCATTGGCATCACCACGCGCGCCGGCGCGCGCCTGTCTCCGGGCGCCGATGCCCTGATCGCCGCGCTGCGGCACGCCAGCCCGACCATGGAGACGCCGGTCGATAAGTAAAAGGCAACGCGGGCCGCCCTACAAAGCAATACAGCAAACGCAGCCCAAACGTAGACTGCCGTTGCCATGCACAGGGGGTGCGCGGCATGCCGCCGAGGCGGCGATTAGCTTATCGATAACAAGGATTCCGCCGCGCACTGCAGGGCGGAACCATGCCAGGAGACGGCACATGAACACCCAACGGCTCGATATCCGGGCCCATATCAACGAACGAAAGATGTCCGGCTACCAGTGGCTGCTGCTGGTGCTGTGTTTCATGATCGTGGCGACGGACGGCATCGACGTGGCCATCATGGGCTTCCTGGCGCCGGGGATCACCAGGGAGTGGGGCATTTCCAAGGCGGCGTTCGGCGTGGTGATGAGTGCCGCGCCCATTGGCTTGGCCATCGGCGCGTTGCTGGTGGGACCGATGTCCGACCGCTTCGGCCGCAAGAAGCTGCTGATCGGCTCGGTCTTCCTGTTCGGCGTATTCAACCTGCTGTGCGCCTTCGCGGAGAACACCACGCAGCTATCGCTGCTGCGCTTCCTGACCGGCCTGGGCCTGGGTGCGGCGATGCCCAGCACGACCACGCTGCTGTCCGAGTACGTGCCCGAACGCTCGCGCAGCATGCTGCTTGCGACGATGTTCACCGGCTTCAACCTGGGTTCGGCGCTGGTCGGCTTCGGTGCGGCAGCCATCCTGCCGGAGCACGGCTGGCGTGCCGTGCTGGTGGTCGGTGGCGCGATTCCGCTGGTTTGCCTGCCGCTGTACATGCTGCTGATTCCGGAATCGGCGCGTTTCCTGGTGGCGCGCAACGCATCGCCCGACCGCATCGCGCGCACGCTGCGGCGTGTGTTGGGCAGCCAGATCGCCGCTGGCACGACCTTCACGATCAGCGAACCCGCCGTGCCCGGCAAGCAGCCGGTGCGCACGTTGCTGTCGACTGGCTATCGCGGCATGACGCTGGCGCTGTGGGTGACTTACTTCATGGGCCTGCTGGTCATCTACCTGCTGAGCGGCTGGCTGCCGACGCTGATCAAGGACGCCGGCCTGCCGATCGAACGCGCCGCCAACCTGACCGCGCTGTTCCAGCTGGGTGGCACCGTGGGTGCGCTGGTGGTGGGATACTGCATGGACCGCTTTGCGCCCAATCGCGTGATCGGCGTGGCGTATGTGACCGGTGCGGTATTCATCCTGCTGCTGGCTTCCGGCAGCGTGATGTCGTCGATGTTCGCGGCTTACGTGCTGCTGGCGGGCTTCTGCATGAGCGGTGCGCAGACCGGCCTGAATGCGTTCGCCCCGCAGTGCTACCCGACGCTGGTGCGCGCCA
This region of Cupriavidus sp. EM10 genomic DNA includes:
- a CDS encoding aromatic acid/H+ symport family MFS transporter; the encoded protein is MNTQRLDIRAHINERKMSGYQWLLLVLCFMIVATDGIDVAIMGFLAPGITREWGISKAAFGVVMSAAPIGLAIGALLVGPMSDRFGRKKLLIGSVFLFGVFNLLCAFAENTTQLSLLRFLTGLGLGAAMPSTTTLLSEYVPERSRSMLLATMFTGFNLGSALVGFGAAAILPEHGWRAVLVVGGAIPLVCLPLYMLLIPESARFLVARNASPDRIARTLRRVLGSQIAAGTTFTISEPAVPGKQPVRTLLSTGYRGMTLALWVTYFMGLLVIYLLSGWLPTLIKDAGLPIERAANLTALFQLGGTVGALVVGYCMDRFAPNRVIGVAYVTGAVFILLLASGSVMSSMFAAYVLLAGFCMSGAQTGLNAFAPQCYPTLVRATGVSWMLGIGRFGSITGSMAGGVLLSMGWSFSAVIAILAIPATIAAISIVSTKRAQPRAVTA